The DNA sequence AACTTGATGAGCTACCCAGGAAGGAATGATTCTTGAATTAGGcactaaataattaatatatatgataagattcgatagggatagaaagagacatttttcaaaaatagacaTAAAATTCTGATATgtgattaataatttaatattcaATGCATGGGAAAGTTGGGTGTCCTATGAATCTTCTGGAAaacaaatatgaaaaaaaaaaaaaatttgcagcAGGATAAGAGATGTATTATATGCCTATCCAACTCTTAGTCTTAAATTCTTAAATAGTCCACTATTATAAAATACGGATTAGTTCTACAAGCATTTTAATATGGAGTAAAAACTATGATCCTATGTATTTTGAGTATacatgaagtaattttcgaaaatttgagtccTTTTAATTTTTACTGTCAAAATTTATATGGATAACAATTTCTAATTtattctctattttattttatatactaACTGTATAAATAATTTTGTACAATTATTCAATTAGATtcataaattttgataatttttaaataataaatttaaaattaatatttttcatgtgaaaataaattaatgatTACTTGTATAAAATTCTTTTATGTTACATAAATATTAAACTACTAAAATGATATTTGAAAAGTCACATCGACAAAAATAATCTTAAAAGATACCAAAGATAGATAAACTtatgaaatattttaaaaaatgaaaaaaaataactatatataatagaatatgtatattaaaaaaagatttaaatattatattttgatgtaatttttaagtataaaataaaatattcttgtctttaaaatttgataattttatactaagtaagtaaaaaaaattataaaatttaattttttgtatatacTTTTTAAATAGTTATTCAAACATCaccataaaaatttgaataaaatacataaattcatttgctaaatacaattttttaactatttataagaatataatatttaataattatttttattatattttactattttaaaatcatttaaaaaattgtttctCTCTttatcttcaaaaattatttttatcaacaaCATAAATTTTAGTATCTTTTTAGTACTTTACCATTTTACCcttacataaaaattaaattattttaaaaaacataagaaaaagaagataacAGTGATCAGTAAGCAGTCAGCGGCCCCTAGTCTTGGGGTCAAAGATGGAGTTGCAAAGTCAACAGTTCTTTCTTGAGAACAAAAACGGTGTCGGTTCGTCCTCTCTTATTTTCTCAGTTCCTCTGCTCGTTTTTCACTTTTGAGTTTTGAGGTAGCAAAACGACGTGCCGTTGGTTCCAAGTGAGGATGGCGAGCAGAGAGACGGTGAGAAAGGCAGAGGCTCTCGTAGAGAAAGCCATGAAAGGAAACGACGCTTCACACGATGCGTCGCACGTTTGGAGGGTTCGTGATCTCGCTCTCTCCCTCGCCTCCGAGGAAGGCCTTTCTTCCAACCCTCATTCTCTCCAAATAGTAATCATTCTCTCATTCTCATATAACTACTACTTTCACTTATTAATCACCACCATAACCATTCGCTTTCTCTTCtcgttaattaatttatttcagGTGGAGTTAGCGGCGTTGCTCCATGATATAGGTTTTTTACACTGTCTCTCTGCATCAAAATTAATCTCTTTCAAAATTACTCTATGCTTACTCGCAAATTTACTTCTTTGTTGATTGCTGCAGCTGATTACAAGTACTTGAGGTTCGTAATTTGGTTAACTGTATTCTTACCTTACATGTATCGCAATTTGAactttttctctgttttttgcTCAATTGTTTTTTTATTGTTGAAGTCAATGCGCAATAATCCATATACTGGTTTTGCATAATTTCGAGGCTAATTTTAGCCAATTACCATTTCTCTGTATTTGTCCGTGCTTCAATTCTGCCATGTTTTCCTTTATTTTCAGATAATACCATAAATCAGTTGCTAAGAAATTTTTATTCCTGTAGccttcaataaattttaatcacCAAATCAGTGTCTAATAtcagaattttaaaaatttttagggTATGTTGTGTTTTTATTAAATAACATAGAGACTGATTTGTTTAACATTTTACTCAAATTTGACAAGAGGATTGATTTGTCTAACAAAACAAAAGGCTACGGACTGTTTTAATGATTAAAATTTGTTGATGATTAAAGTGTTCGACTACAAGTTCCTAATTTGGGGTGTAACTCTTATTTTTATGTACACTTATCATATAGGGATCCGTCTGAGGAAaaaattgttgagaatttcctCGAAGAAGAGGGAATCCAGGAGACTATCAAGTCTAAGATTTTGAAGATCATCAAAGGAATGGGTTAGTTAATCAACATCCACCTTCCTTTTGGCTCAAGTTAATGTATCTGATTTCAGGGTAATATTAGAAAAAACAGATTATATGTTTTTGCATTCTCTTCCATTATCCAAACATAGCCTAAAGTTTCTGTGTATTCTTCATAGTAGCCCTGAGCTGCATCATGTTACATTTCCATGTGTATTGGTTGTAAAATTTGCATTATGGGCACTGCGTTCTCCACTGCCAGGTTTCAAGGACGAGGTTACAGGAAATGGCAGTACCGAATGGTTTCCGGAATTCGGAGTTGTGCAAGATGCAGATCGACTTGATGCTATTGGTGCTATAGGTATTCTGTTGAATCTGCTATGTTATTGAGCTTTTCAACGAGATGAGCAATGTTAGAAGGACACTTAAAAATTGTCCTTAAATACTAGAGTTGGGAATTTGGGATGGTAACTAGGATATGATACATATGTGTCCCTTGTATGTCAGGAATTGCGCGATGCTTCACCTTTGGTGGAAGCAGGAACAGGGTTCTGCATGACCCTGCAATTTTACCGCGGACTGATTTATCCAAGGAACAATACATGAAGAAAGAGGAGCAAACTACTATTAACCATTTTCATGAGAAACTTCTGAAGCTCAAGGATATGATGAAAACCAAGGTACAGTAGCTGTATTATGAGTTCTGCCAACTAGACATTCATGCCATGCATCTTTTCAATTCTGCAAAATATTATCTTTTGCAAAGTAAATTTCAGGCTGGAAAGAGGAGAGCAGAGAGAAGGCATAAGTTCATGGAGGAGTTTGTGAAAGAGTTTTATGATGAATGGAATGGTGTAAGCTAATTGCATGTTCCAAGCATGATTATCTCCTTGGTTTGGATGCTATGCATAATGCAAATACAATACACATGAAGAGCAGATATTGTTGGATCATCCTTTCTTGAATTATGTAAGCTGATGGATAATATGCAATGACACTTTATGCTGTGAGAAGCCCTACTTGAACAATTTAATGATACACCTTTCTTAAACAATTCCAAGTTACAATGCCGTTTTGTTCTTTCAAGTATGTAATCATTCTCCCTCTTAAAGTACATTCGGAATTGAATGTGGTGTAATAAAGTACTGTCTTTATTCTCGAGTTTCGAATATTGCTCTTAATTAATAGTGTGTTTTATGATACCCTTTAGAAGGGGAAATTgttttttttctaaatatttgatttgagaaatgatttatttttctaatagaTATTTTTCAACATATTTACAGGGTTTTCTTCTTTACTTCTTTATTGACATAGCACCAACACTATGCTATAAgagggaaaaaaaaattaagaaagtAATACCAAAAGTTGAGAAATGCAAATTAttcatttattaattattagaacAACAATAATATACACAAGACATGTAATAGAAATAAGGCAATCCAATTCCCACTCCAAGATATCCAATCAAATCAATTGCATAATCATCAATTAACATGAAATTCATTATTCATGCTTTAGCTTCCTAATTAAGATTATATCCAACCCCTTCATTACTATCATTTTGTACTTACAATCCACCTTAATAATTACCTTAAACAAAAGACCAAAAAGGGAAAATACAGTACTCATCATTACTTCATTAGTCATTACCACACCATAATTAACTTCATTCTTAATCAACCTCGCAAGTACTTGTGAATTTCTTTAGCATCCCTCTTGTGAAGGTTAACTTTGATTCCATGCTTCATGTACATAGTCAGTGCAAGTTTAGGCACCACCGGGTGGTTCTCAACCACCTTAACACGGTAGCGGAATATGATGCTAGCGGCGGCATATTTCATCTGATAGTAAGCAAAGTCTTTGCCTAAGCACAACCGCGGTCCGCCGTTAAAGGCAGTGAATTTGTATGCAGATTCACTCATGAAGCGTGCATTATCTCTTAGCCATCTTTCTGGCTTGAATTCCCTGCAATCTTTTCCCCAAATGTCTTCCATTCTCCCCAttgaataaattgcatagaTCACTTTTGTCCCCTTCTTTAGCACTGTTCCATCTGGGAATGTGTCATCTTCAACTACctgcaaataaataaatgaacATTTATATCACTAGTTGCATTCATTCACCCTCGAGTCTCTAACGGCATTCAATAAAACCTTGAACTGTGTGATTTTATAACTGAGATCATTTAACTTTTTTAGATTTTGCTATATTCAAGTTTCAACATTTGATCAACATTCCAGGTTAAATTTGAGTCATAACTCAGAAGCCTGATTTTGTATACAACAGACTTAAGACATCAGTATATATGAATTaggttcattattttttaaGGTTTAGATATCAtgtgtttttactttttagagCACATGTTAAGGTTActagtaataaatttttttaacctTTTATCTTAATAAATGCACAATAAATACATTGGGAACTAAACTTTTCATTCTTCTCTAAAAAAGACTTTCTTAATTGATAATATTAACTGTATTCTTAAAGCATATATTAactaaattcttttttaatctaatattttatctatattaatcGTTATTTTAAAGAACAATGTTACATGATCaacaaatattattagtttttgaataataatttatacCCATATTTATAGGAATTTTGcacacataaattaatataatttaacttatattttttttaaaatttgcacatataaattagtaaaatttattttattaaagacaATTTAGTATTTACAATAGTCAATTAATgacaaaaaatactaaaaattgatAATCCAAAAAATTTCTCTATTCTAAAAGAGGTATTACCGTATTAGTATTACagtattattatattatttattttatgattgTTGGTCACCAGGCTGTGTCTAATTCTAGTGAGCCCATTGGGAATGTTTGTTCGGTAAACAAAAGAGTTGACTAAATAAATAGTCCTTCTCATTCATTGATGTGACTTTAtagaaaatttaataaattctaattaataataacTCTTTCCAATTGGCTAGAGGGTGCCTTTGAATAGAAGCAAATATTCATTTATGAAGTCCAAACAAATATGAGAAATTATTAAAAACCTTCtaaatcatatatatttttttaataatacatGTGTTTAAAAGATTTATGGaataaacacaaaatattttaaacaccTAAATTAAAGTGTTTATTCACATCAAATTAAAGCTAATAAATCAAAGAAATTTTAATTgacaaaatgaaaagaaaaaagaaactaaaaagaaatgtttgaattgAAAGAGTTACCTCTTTGTGATCAACAGGAACAGAAGGGTACAATCTGAGAGCTTCAGAAAGAGCAGCATGCAAATAATCCATCTTCTTAATCTCTTCAGGCCTAAATGTCAAACCCTCAAAAAACTCTTCTTTCTTCATATTCATATTCATATCAATATCTTCTCTCTGTTTCACTACCCTGCATATCTCTTCTACTATGTTCTCTTCCACTTCAGGGTTCTGATCAAGCAGCCAGAAAAACCAGCTTAAAGCCACAGAAGAAGTGTCTCTCCCTGCAAGAATGAAGTTCACACATATATCCCTCAAGAACTTATCCGAATAGGCTTCACCATTCTCATCCTTCAGCCCCATGAAAATGCTTAACAAATCTGATCTTTGCTTCTCATCACACAACAAAGACAGTTCTTTCTTTCTTGTCCTTATAACATTCTCAGCAAACTCATCAACCCCTTTTATAGATTCCTTCAGCTTTCTCTCCATCCCCAAATTGAGGAACCTCATTGCCTTCCACACACATGTTGGGATAACGAATCGAAGAACTGTTACTTCTGTTGCATCCTCAAAGGCCTTAGCAAATGGTATTTTAGGTAACCCCGGCCGCAAGCAACCGGGATCAACCCCAAATGCAATCAAACAAACATTGTCAAAAGTTAGTCTCAACAAGATGTCTTGTAAATCAATGGAAACATTCTCCTTAACGGTGGATTCTAAGACCGGTAAGAGCCTTGAATGAACAAGCTCAAACAAGGATTCAGTAGTTAACTTCCTGAATTTTGCTGAATGGAACTCAATGCTTGCTGTTTTCCTCTGCTTCTGCCACGTCTCGTCGTCGGCGTTGAAGATTCCATCTCCAAGTAGGTCTCTCACCGTGTCCCTGAAGTATCTCCCTTTGGGGAACAGAGAAAACTTTGTCTTGAGAAGATGCTCGAGGTTTCGCGGATCGGCCGTGACAATGCAATTGAGGCTGCTAAACCAAGGCCCTTTGAATCTGAATGTACCATTTTGCTGTTTAAGCACATCAGTGATCCATTCATAGAGGTTAGTTCTCAGTGCAAAGAACAAAGAAGGTAACATTCCAAGAAGAGGCCAAATTGGTAAGCCATAATGCTTCTTTTGCCTTAGAGAATGAATCACTATGAAAACAGTGATTGCTAGAAGAATCTCCAACATTTGGATATGTTGCATTAGAGTGAAGATGTTGTTTCCATTGGGGAGATCTTGTTGGGGGGTTGTGAGATTAAGATTGAGATTGAGATTGCTGAGTTTGGTCATGGTTTTTGTGTTGGAATGATGGGAATGTGAAAGAATTGCATGTGCTTATTGTTGTTGGTTAGTTTGAAGAAGAATAATGGTAATAACATTTGTGGGGGTGTGGTCATGTATGTTATATGGGGgggggagaagagagaagagagatttGTGTTTTCTTGGCGTGCTTAGTTTTGAACAAACGGTTTTGATTTGGTGAGCTGAAAATTAAATGTGTGCCAATTGGGATTAAGAACTTGAACAGTGTACGAGGGACTGTTCACTTGTTTGGTACAAGTTATAAGAATGAGTGAAATGGATTTAGGAGTATAATATTAATATGAATATGAAAGGAAGTTGAATTTGGGATTTT is a window from the Arachis stenosperma cultivar V10309 chromosome 3, arast.V10309.gnm1.PFL2, whole genome shotgun sequence genome containing:
- the LOC130967767 gene encoding uncharacterized protein LOC130967767 — encoded protein: MASRETVRKAEALVEKAMKGNDASHDASHVWRVRDLALSLASEEGLSSNPHSLQIVELAALLHDIADYKYLRDPSEEKIVENFLEEEGIQETIKSKILKIIKGMGFKDEVTGNGSTEWFPEFGVVQDADRLDAIGAIGIARCFTFGGSRNRVLHDPAILPRTDLSKEQYMKKEEQTTINHFHEKLLKLKDMMKTKAGKRRAERRHKFMEEFVKEFYDEWNGVS
- the LOC130967742 gene encoding cytochrome P450 86B1, whose amino-acid sequence is MTKLSNLNLNLNLTTPQQDLPNGNNIFTLMQHIQMLEILLAITVFIVIHSLRQKKHYGLPIWPLLGMLPSLFFALRTNLYEWITDVLKQQNGTFRFKGPWFSSLNCIVTADPRNLEHLLKTKFSLFPKGRYFRDTVRDLLGDGIFNADDETWQKQRKTASIEFHSAKFRKLTTESLFELVHSRLLPVLESTVKENVSIDLQDILLRLTFDNVCLIAFGVDPGCLRPGLPKIPFAKAFEDATEVTVLRFVIPTCVWKAMRFLNLGMERKLKESIKGVDEFAENVIRTRKKELSLLCDEKQRSDLLSIFMGLKDENGEAYSDKFLRDICVNFILAGRDTSSVALSWFFWLLDQNPEVEENIVEEICRVVKQREDIDMNMNMKKEEFFEGLTFRPEEIKKMDYLHAALSEALRLYPSVPVDHKEVVEDDTFPDGTVLKKGTKVIYAIYSMGRMEDIWGKDCREFKPERWLRDNARFMSESAYKFTAFNGGPRLCLGKDFAYYQMKYAAASIIFRYRVKVVENHPVVPKLALTMYMKHGIKVNLHKRDAKEIHKYLRG